In Apus apus isolate bApuApu2 chromosome 5, bApuApu2.pri.cur, whole genome shotgun sequence, the following are encoded in one genomic region:
- the TTC9 gene encoding tetratricopeptide repeat protein 9A, translated as MERASPAAGKLNAGGRGAGDGHGPAGGAQPRAAATGSAEPGELIGRALDFKSEGAQCYKDKKFREAIGKYHRALLELKALLLSQEPAGQRPAAAAAAAGLSEEQRRAVEAIEVDCYNSLAACLLQAELVNYERVKEYCLKVLQKEGENFKALYRSGVAFYHLGDFNKALYYLKEARSRQPTDTNVIRYIQLTEMKLSRCSQREKEAL; from the exons ATGGAGAGGGCGAGCCCGGCGGCGGGGAAGCTGAAcgccggcggccgcggggcgggcgaTGGGCACGGCCCCGCGGGGGGAGCCCAGCCGCGGGCGGCGGCGACGGGCAGCGCCGAGCCGGGCGAGCTGATCGGGCGGGCGCTGGATTTCAAGAGCGAAGGGGCGCAGTGCTACAAGGACAAGAAATTCCGGGAGGCCATCGGCAAGTACCACCGCgccctgctggagctgaaggcgctgctgctgagccaggagCCGGCCGGGCAGCgccctgccgccgccgccgccgccgcggggctgAGCGAGGAGCAGCGGCGGGCGGTGGAGGCCATCGAGGTTGACTGCTACAACAGCCTGGCAG cctgcctgctccaggCCGAGCTGGTGAATTACGAGCGAGTCAAGGAGTACTGCCTCAAAGTGCTCCAGAAGGAAGGCGAGAACTTCAAGGCGCTCTATCGCTCGGGAGTGGCCTTTTACCACCTGGGTgacttcaacaaggccctctACTACCTGAAAGAGGCAAGATCCCGCCAGCCAACAG acaccaaTGTCATACGATATATCCAGCTGACAGAGATGAAGCTCAGCAGATGTTcccagagagagaaagaagccTTGTGA